Part of the Gadus macrocephalus chromosome 22, ASM3116895v1 genome, TCCCCTGAGAACTGGGCAAAGAACTCGTTGTGGTCCCAGGACCGCGCCGACACCTGGGAACAGAGACCAGCAGCCAGGGGTCAGCGTGTGGGAGCACTGGGAATTATTATGAAGCATAGGCGCGTAGGATGAGTACACTTGGAATTGTTATACTGAATGTTGGTCACGAGAGACGGTTGGGCACCGTATCTGCCTTAACCGAACATCAATACTTTCTTTCGCTATTGTTTGTGGGAGTAATTACACGCAGCCAATAATTATTGTTGCCAATAAGCAGTTGAAAAAGTTCGACAATTAGCAATCTAACAAGGGATGTGTCTATTGCCAGGGGGCGTGTCTGCTACCAGGGGGCGTGTCTGTTACCCGGGGGGTAAGTCTGCTACCAGGGGGCGTGTCTGCTACCAGGGGGCGTGTCTGCAACCAGGGGGCGTGTCTGTTACCCGGGGGGTAAGTCTGCTACCAGGGGGCGTGTCTGCTACCAAGGGGCGTGTCTGCTACCAGGGGGCGTGTCTGCTACCAGGGAGTGCGTCTGATACATGCTACAGAGGGGTGTCTGCTACCAGGGGGTGTGTCTGCTACCAGGAGGGCGtgtctgctgggggggggggggggggaagagggcgGGGCAGAACCTGGTCCAGTGTGCTCCCGCAGGCGTACTCCAGGTTGCTGAGGTGgaactgcatcaccttctcctccagctcacTGAACTGGATCCCCGACTCCTGCAGGAAGTTCTTGTACACCTCCTTGACCTTCTCTGTGAGGTTCAGATAAACGTACACATGTAAAACAGGAATGCTGTTACAGTAAGGGTAACATCAGGTTGTGGCCGTAAGAAGAAAGGACAGTTAATAAGTAGATCTAGAGGGTTGCATAACCGTACTGAGGtagggacttttattttgtcgTGAGTTTTTTTATTCGTAAAAATTAAAGGGCTTTTACTTTCGAAAAGTGTTTCCCCCCTTGCTTTTATCTGACATGGTTTTGCAAATGATGCATCAAATGGTTTACTCAATGTTTACTCATTGGAACACCTTTGCTAAAGGCAGATTACACAAGGTTCTCTTTATTGATAATTGGTAATGTAAGAACAGCACCTCCTAGAGGCGCATCTTGGTTCTGCGTCTTGTCCTTCCGCCACTCCGCCACCACGTCCAGGATGGCATTGAAGTGGAACTCCATGCGCTTGTCTATGGCAGTGTCGGTCATGTGACCTCCCTCCTGGAACAGGTCGCACCTCTCGCCCAGTTTGTGCATCTTGATGCCCATCTTCACgagaaaaagaaaaggcaaaTTCAAAggaaacttttaaaatattaattaacatataaaaaatacatatgttgAATAAAATAAACGTAAAAAATGTCCTTAACAAATACCCAACTAATACATTTTCAGTTATTGCAGTTCTAGAGCATAAGGATCTGGGAGGGGCCAAGGTGTTTTAACGAGCCAATCAGGGATACCGAGACCGTTTGATACAGTTGAGCTTTTTTTCGGTTGAAAAGGTTTCAGAGAGGGGTGCACGGTCTGACTGGAACCCCTTAAACCCACCGCACACCTGGAGGCGCTCACCTGCTCACACATCAGGGCGATGGGGTTGTTGACGCAGCCGTTGACGATCTGGGCCCCCTGACCCACGGTCACCCCCAGAGAGGCGTCGTCCCAGACGCGGCCCCCGATCCGCTCCCTGGCCTCCAGAACCACCACCTGAGGAACCAAACCTCAGCTCACCATCTCAGCGCACAACCATGAAGTACCTCGTTCAGCCTCGACGACAGCACCGCGGTTATACGatgcaactttattaatcccccgtaggagaaattagTTTGTTGCAATAGCCCAGCAGCCTCGGAAAAACAtaggataaaaataaataaaatacaatacaatcagAAATTAAAATGATACAAACAAAAGCGGACGCTAAGGGTAAATGCTAAACGAAATGCTAGTAAGGAGAAGGCAatacaaacagaacaaacaacaacaaatgggggggggggaaagtggTGTGTATTTGGTActaatgtgtgtttctttccACCTGAGTGCCAAAGTTCTGCAGTTGGCGAGCAGCGGCAAGCCCAGACGCCCCGGCGCCGATCACGATAACGTTCTTCTGCAGAAACGTCAGCGTACcgttaacaaaaacataacacacCATAAACGGTCCACTTTCGTCAAATACTAGCCGTGCTAGTTCTTTTCAAACAATTTGTTTTCATATGTggtttttcattgttttttaatGTAACTTAATTCTAACTGTCCActtatatttcatatttatattttatttattgcttacttttctctttttcttaaCTTGttcgaaataataataatagtaaaatatttcaattaaaataaattcaatTAGTAGCCTGCTCTACCAGTGGAGCTGGCCAGGAGGGCGGTACTCACCGAGCGGTATCTCTCCGGCAGCAGGGGCCGGCTGACCGCCAGGACCCCTGTGTTGATCAGACCCTTCCTGGTCATGAAGTGCAGCACGCGGTCCATTTCCTGCACGCAGCGCACCCGCACCAGCCCGCGCACCACGATGTGGGGCGCACATTTCTGCGGAGTCAGCACCTCCTGGGGAACAGATATAGTCATGAACAAATGCAATCATACATTTGTATGAACATTTAGGGCGTTtggcagaagcttttatccatagcgacttacaataataataataataatacattttatttataacgcatTTTACATCAACTTAAtgacctcaaagtgctacaatgcacgttaaaagaaatacaacataaaatactaactagattaaaaagaaaaataacagagGAAAAAAAGAATCATTTAAATCCTAATCATGATTAAATAGATTTTAATCGTTTACTCATTGTCATTCGACAATGAGTCGATTTGAATATCACTGtttgtacagtaaggatgttcatagaaccactaacaattgttaggttaacccattccctgtatactacaaagatagctaggataagatgctaaacaatgccaagtactatttttaagtgaaaggacaaacaaccaacaacaagtgcgtacattaagtgtcaGGACGCACAACAGAACACACCATGCAACATACAACAGGTCACTGTTGACGGTTTTCATTGTATTGATTCTCCAGCAACGTAATGCTGAAAGCCTTGACAAGCCACCCATTACCACCACAGACACCACCACAAACCAGCCGTCAAGCCCCCAGGGCGAGCGTTACCTTGCAGTCCCGGTGCCAGGCGGCCAGGATGAGGTTCCTGAGGGCCAGGTACATGGTGGGGTCCCGGGAGAACTCGGGGAACTCGTACAGCTCGTCCAGCTCCATCATGTCGGGCCGCACGCACAGCGCCTTGCCGCACTCGTTGGGCTGGTAGAAGGGCTGGAAGTAGGGGCTCAGGCCGGGGactgcaggggggagggggggggggcagaggggagcGCTGTGATGGATGGAAGGAAGATCTCGACTTCTATGGCCGCGCTCAAGACAACCCAAACTCCTATCTTCTTCATTAAAGCCATCTCAAATTAAAATTAGAACAAAAGAAAATGGACTAAAGGGGCGTGTACGGAAGGGGATTGGGGCCACATGTAAATAGTTTTTGAGTTctgagtttaaagtcagaattccgatttaattctcagaattctgactttaatctcagattTCTGAGATCAAAGTCAGTTATCAACATATTTTTCCGGTGGTGGATCAATAgctaaagcccccccccccctccccccagctgcGGTGCTCACTCTGGGGCTGGGCGGTCCGGCAGTGCTGGCCCCGGAGCTCGGCCCCGCTGCCGGGGCAGCTGGAGGGGCTCATGCCCACGCAGTCGGGGTAGTAGGCGGCCAGGAAGGGGCTGGCGGGGCTGTCCTTCAGCAGCGGGGGCAGGATCAGCATGGAGTGCCACCAGCTGTCAATCACCTCGGCCACGCGCTgcgcagagggggagagggatgaagagCGCGCGCGTGTGCCAGGCTTTTGGAAGCTTTGTTGCCGTGGTAGCCAATGGACTGgttcctcctctcactctctatggGCAGacttctgttgtttttttctatctCCACTAAACTTTGTTGCTGGGAGTTTTCTCCAGTGCTTGACCATCAGACTTAGTGTATGCATTTTGTTTGTGAGAAGAAAACTACAATTGTGTACTTATGATCAGGTATGTGTCATTTAACTTCTCTTGGTCTCATTTAGATTCATTTATTCATCCTTTGGTCCCTCTCATGAACACACTCTATCTTACCCCctgaaaacgcacacacagacaccaggtCACACTCACCAAATCTTCTGGTTGAGAGCACTGGTCGGACCCTTCAATCTAAGGGACACGCACGTAACAGAACAAAATCAGTACAAACTAACCACACCACATTACCGTGCGCCATCAACTCCTCTCGCCCGCTTCCCAGGTTACCTTAGTGTTGTTGAACTTGACGCCGCAGCGGTACGACATCGCCATGGCGGGGGTCAGCGCGATCTCCTTGGTCAGCTGACGCCACTTCCTGCAGGCCGGCTTGGTGCACTGGACCTGaaaggagaggcagaggggcTCAGAACCCAACCCGGACATGGACccccggggctgggggggggggggggggg contains:
- the LOC132450951 gene encoding lysine-specific histone demethylase 2; amino-acid sequence: MLTDADYSGNASGARRSKKRSSGDSPGDGQSVRSSGRQVNVRVKRTNNPPPGQCKRKATDTEEEDEQSEKKYRKCEKAGCSATYPVCFASSNERCAKNGYTSRWYHLSCGEHFCNECFDHYYRSHKDGYETYASWKKVWTSNGKSEPSLKAFMADQQLPFWVQCTKPACRKWRQLTKEIALTPAMAMSYRCGVKFNNTKIEGSDQCSQPEDLRVAEVIDSWWHSMLILPPLLKDSPASPFLAAYYPDCVGMSPSSCPGSGAELRGQHCRTAQPQIPGLSPYFQPFYQPNECGKALCVRPDMMELDELYEFPEFSRDPTMYLALRNLILAAWHRDCKEVLTPQKCAPHIVVRGLVRVRCVQEMDRVLHFMTRKGLINTGVLAVSRPLLPERYRSKNVIVIGAGASGLAAARQLQNFGTQVVVLEARERIGGRVWDDASLGVTVGQGAQIVNGCVNNPIALMCEQMGIKMHKLGERCDLFQEGGHMTDTAIDKRMEFHFNAILDVVAEWRKDKTQNQDAPLGEKVKEVYKNFLQESGIQFSELEEKVMQFHLSNLEYACGSTLDQVSARSWDHNEFFAQFSGDHTLLTRGYSALLLRLAQGLDIRTKCAVQSIDYSGDVIKVTSSKGSQWTAHKVLVTVPLTLLQKNLIQFYPPLPERKLKALNSLGAGIIEKIALQFPYRFWDKKVQGADYFGHVPPSPDQRGMFGVFYDLDPQGKQSVLMSVITGDAVPFVRDAGESEVVCECMKVLRQLFKEQEVPEPLNYFVTQWSKDVWSQMSYSFVKTGGSGEAYDIIAEDVQGKLFFAGEATNRHFPQTVTGAYLSGVREASKMSAV